In Zingiber officinale cultivar Zhangliang chromosome 1A, Zo_v1.1, whole genome shotgun sequence, a genomic segment contains:
- the LOC122022656 gene encoding calmodulin-binding transcription activator 4-like, producing the protein MQHGFDIDVLRQEAQKRWLKASEVLFILKDYKRYPLTPEPPHLPPSGSLFLFNRKVLRFFRKDGHAWRRKKDGRTIGEAHERLKVGNVDTLSCYYAHGEQNPYFQRRSYWMLDPEYEHIVLVHYREVDEGRYVSGSTSNFSMQSYSSLNHTSSIINADKGYTSGTTVLYEPSQSPYSQGSTEEVSSKFVLENFDTNDYTKFDTLENSDKNSQPEVNQAIRSIATQLSLDADDNSIYFQENLPEYLTENDDIQILGHFSDGPSEVSLAHENLLEGSDRRHQISEVGKQQNYATAQLQKSPGDHKLQQNQPLCLESSSWTDVLQNSKSVGMDSHGRSSNFLATNGIPDSSISIDPLPTFSGRENISTYSFGPSENLSSYTAEDSPNDHEISETDLRLQLSATRRFLLGFENSIESPITSSQLKMFGEHNSSLGRTFEVIKENSSDWIGAVPISLGNSTCLADFSSIFDQSQFGASLETDLSLTVSQKQRFTIREVSPEWAFSYESTKVIITGDFLCNPLESSWAVMFGDIEVPLDIVQEGVLRCQAPQHNVGKVTLCITSGNRESCSEVREFEFRAKLTISNYIDPLSTVGTAKDSEEISLLARLSQMLLCEYDSSTIAVGSVDNQEKSRKLKATHEHWKQIIEALGYDNSLDIKDWIMQELLKDKLLNWLSTKHQNNKQAGCLLSKQEQGIIHLISGLGYEWALGPILEHGVGINFRDANGWAALHWAAHCSREKMVAALLAAGASAGLVTDPTAQDPVGKTPGFLASARGYKGLAGYLSEVALANHLSSLTVEENEISKGSAEVEAERAIESISQRSVKKHGETEDELSLKDSLAAVRNAALAAARIQAAFRAHSFRKRQQNAALSLSYDDYGLTPGDIQGFSAMSRIHRPSYNPQDQNFDRAALSIQKKYRGWKGRRDFVTLRLHTVKIQAHVRGHQVRKKYREIIWTVGIIEKVILRWRRKGAGLRGFRAEPEIANEEEDDDIAKVFRRQKVDAAVDEAVSRVLSMVDSPDARQQYRRMLERYREAKAELSNSDEATSELVDDCEVADMTLFTDSDQSNIYWTT; encoded by the exons ATGCAGCACG GTTTCGATATCGATGTGCTTCGCCAAGAAGCTCAGAAACGATGGCTGAAAGCGTCTGAAGTTCTTTTCATCTTAAAAGATTATAAGCGCTATCCTCTCACTCCAGAGCCACCTCACCTTCCACCTA GTGGTTCTTTGTTTCTTTTTAATCGTAAGGTACTTAGGTTTTTCCGTAAAGATGGGCATGCATGGCGGAGGAAGAAAGATGGAAGGACCATTGGGGAAGCTCATGAGAGGCTTAAG GTTGGGAATGTAGACACTTTGAGTTGTTATTATGCCCATGGGGAGCAAAACCCTTACTTCCAAAGACGTAGCTATTGGATGCTGGATCC GGAGTATGAACACATTGTTCTTGTTCACTACCGAGAAGTTGATGAG GGAAGATATGTTTCTGGATCGACTTCAAACTTCTCCATGCAATCTTATTCAAGTCTCAATCATACTTCAAGTATTATTAATGCAGATAAAGGCTATACATCTGGAACTACTGTATTATATGAACCATCTCAGAGCCCTTATAGTCAAGGATCAACCGAAGAAGTCAGTTCTAAGTTTGTCTTAGAGAACTTTGATACAAACGACTATACTAAATTTGATACACTAGAAAATTCTGATAAGAATTCACAGCCAGAAGTTAACCAAGCAATACGAAGTATTGCAACACAGTTGAGTTTAGATGCTGATGATAATTCCATTTACTTTCAAGAAAATCTACCAGAGTACCTTACTGAGAACGATGATATACAAATCCTAGGACATTTTTCTGATGGACCAAGTGAGGTTTCTTTAGCACATGAAAATCTCCTCGAAGGATCAGATAGAAGACATCAAATTAGTGAAGTTGGAAAGCAGCAAAACTATGCCACTGCTCAGCTGCAAAAAAGCCCAG GTGACCATAAATTGCAACAAAATCAACCATTATGTTTAGAATCTTCTTCATGGACAGATGTACTCCAGAACTCAAAATCTGTGGGGATGGATTCTCATGGAAGAAGTTCCAATTTCTTGGCCACCAATGGGATTCCTGATTCTTCCATCTCCATA GATCCATTACCTACTTTTTCAGGGAGGGAGAATATTTCTACTTATTCGTTTGGTCCATCTGAGAATTTGAGTTCTTATACAGCAGAAGACAGTCCAAATGATCATGAAATTTCTGAGACTGATTTACGTCTCCAACTATCTGCTACGAGAAGATTTCTTTTAGGCTTTGAGAACTCCATTGAATCACCTATCACTAGTTCTCAACTCAAGATGTTTGGAGAACACAATTCATCTTTAGGACGTACTTTtgaagttataaaagaaaatagttCTGATTGGATTGGAGCTGTTCCCATATCTCTGGGAAACAGTACATGTTTGGCAGATTTCTCAAGTATTTTTGATCAGAGTCAATTTGGAGCTTCTCTTGAAACAGATTTAAGTTTGACTGTGTCACAGAAACAACGTTTCACTATACGGGAAGTCTCCCCAGAATGGGCATTTTCTTATGAGAGCACCAAG GTTATCATTACAGGAGATTTTCTTTGCAATCCGCTGGAGTCTTCCTGGGCAGTCATGTTTGGTGACATTGAGGTTCCACTTGATATTGTCCAGGAAGGGGTACTCCGATGCCAGGCTCCTCAACATAATGTTGGTAAAGTTACTCTATGTATCACATCTGGCAACAGGGAGTCCTGCAGTGAAGTGCGAGAATTTGAATTTCGGGCTAAGCTGACCATTTCTAACTATATAGATCCTTTATCCACTGTTGGTACTGCAAAAGATTCTGAAGAAATATCGCTTCTTGCTAGACTTTCTCAAATGCTACTGTGTGAATATGATAGTTCAACAATAGCAGTAGGTTCTGTGGACAATCAAGAGAAGTCTAGAAAACTCAAAGCAACACATGAGCATTGGAAGCAAATTATTGAGGCACTTGGTTATGATAATTCACTAGATATCAAAGACTGGATTATGCAAGAACTATTAAAAGACAAGCTGCTTAACTGGTTGTCAACAAAACATCAAAACAACAAACAAGCAGGCTGTTTGTTATCCAAGCAAGAACAAGGCATTATACACCTGATTTCTGGTCTTGGATACGAGTGGGCTTTAGGTCCAATCCTTGAGCATGGTGTTGGCATCAATTTCCGTGATGCGAATGGATGGGCGGCACTGCATTGGGCTGCACACTGTAGCAG agagaaaatggttGCTGCGCTTCTTGCTGCTGGTGCATCTGCTGGATTAGTCACAGATCCCACTGCACAAGATCCAGTTGGAAAAACACCAGGATTCCTAGCATCTGCTAGAGGCTACAAGGGTCTTGCTGGATATCTTTCAGAAGTTGCTTTAGCTAATCATCTATCTTCTCTAACTGTAGAAGAAAATGAGATTTCTAAGGGTTCTGCTGAGGTCGAAGCAGAAAGAGCAATTGAAAGCATATCTCAACGGAGTGTCAAAAAGCATGGTGAAACAGAAGATGAACTTTCGCTGAAGGATTCTTTAGCAGCTGTAAGAAATGCAGCTCTAGCTGCAGCACGCATACAAGCTGCCTTCCGTGCACATTCTTTCAGGAAGAGGCAGCAAAATGCTGCTCTCAGTCTGAGTTATGATGATTATGGCTTGACTCCAGGAGACATACAAGGGTTCTCAGCCATGTCAAGGATTCATAGGCCTTCTTATAATCCACAAGATCAGAATTTCGATAGAGCAGCTCTATCTATCCAGAAAAAGTATCGGGGTTGGAAGGGACGCAGAGATTTTGTTACTTTGCGCCTTCACACAGTGAAGATACAG GCTCATGTAAGAGGTCATCAGGTAAGAAAGAAGTACAGAGAAATCATATGGACAGTTGGTATCATTGAAAAGGTTATATTACGGTGGCGGAGAAAAGGAGCTGGCCTACGGGGGTTTCGAGCTGAGCCAGAAATTGCCaatgaagaggaagatgatgaCATAGCTAAGGTTTTCAGGAGGCAAAAAGTGGATGCAGCTGTTGATGAAGCTGTTTCAAGGGTTCTATCGATGGTAGACTCCCCTGATGCAAGGCAGCAGTACCGACGCATGCTGGAAAGATACCGTGAAGCAAAG GCTGAATTGAGCAATTCGGATGAAGCCACATCAGAACTTGTAGATGACTGTGAGGTTGCCGATATGACTTTATTTACTGACTCAGATCAATCAAACATCTACTGGACTACTTAG